Proteins encoded within one genomic window of Xylophilus sp. GOD-11R:
- a CDS encoding indolepyruvate ferredoxin oxidoreductase family protein, with translation MNAPLPDAVLRAMAQASLDDRYTLDHGRAFMSGVQALVRLPMLQRQRDALAGHDTAGFISGYRGSPLGGYDQALWKAQKHLAAQNIVFQPGVNEELAATAVWGTQTLAYTDPAQQKYDGVFGLWYGKGPGVDRCSDVFKHANMAGTSPLGGVIAVAGDDHISKSSTAAHQSDHIFKACGLPVFFPANVQEILDLGLHAFAMSRFAGVWAGLKTIQEIVESSATAVIDPTRVQIVIPTDFEMPPGGLHVRWPDPPLEQEARLMDFKWYAALAYIRANRLNYTAVEGPRDRLGIIASGKAWNDTRQALVDLGLDDEACRRIGIRLHKVGVVWPLEAQLTRAFATGLQEILVVEEKRQVIEYQLKEELYNWRPDVRPNVLGKFDEVQGDFSGGEWSMPNPSGGTLLRANADLSPALIARAIARRLTRLGLLDAAGDDLAAHVRTQLAVLDAKEVAAKATAGVAGAERTPWFCSGCPHNTSTVVPEGSRAMGGIGCHYMATWMDRETLGFTQMGGEGVPWVGQQPFTREKHIFANLGDGTYFHSGLMAIRQAIAAGVNITYKILYNDAVAMTGGQQVGERPEGHSVLQICQSLQAEGVARLVIVTDDPAKYQGVKIAGDPPVRHRDQLDATQRELREVPGTSILVYDQTCATEKRRRRKRGTLADPATRIVINDLVCEGCGDCGVQSNCLSVEPLETPFGRKRTINQSSCNKDTSCLKGFCPSFVEVSGGALKKRAKAQAPSPAELGELPEPEQPALSDRSGEPWGAMVAGVGGTGVITIGQLLGVAAHLEGKGIVTQDAAGLAQKGGATWSHVLIAARQDDILTTRVGTAAADLVLACDPLVAVHHDTTERLRAGRSHVALNTHGAPTAQFVHHGDWQNPEQACGVELARLVGAEAVGAFDADGTATRLMGDSLYANPMLLGYAWQRGWIPLGHASLMRAIELNAVAVEANKTAFLWGRQAAVRPAAVASAATPSQVIAFQPRENLASIVARRVAFLTDYQNAAYAARYRAVVDRVAKVGEGDALAQAVAKSLFRLMGYKDEYEVARLHADQGFVDRVRGMFDGDIRLNYHLAPPILGRHDEQGRPVKQRFGPWMLPAFRLLARLKFLRGTAFDPFGHTEERRTERALVDEYLTTVETLLDGLAHGGDMALALEIARLPESIKGYGHVKARNLAAARLRHAELMARWNAPPRTTRAA, from the coding sequence ATGAATGCACCCCTACCCGATGCGGTCCTGCGCGCGATGGCCCAGGCCAGCCTGGACGACCGCTACACCCTGGACCACGGCCGCGCCTTCATGAGCGGCGTGCAGGCCCTGGTCCGGCTGCCGATGCTGCAGCGCCAGCGCGACGCGCTCGCCGGCCACGACACCGCCGGCTTCATCAGCGGCTACCGGGGCTCGCCGCTCGGCGGCTACGACCAAGCGCTGTGGAAAGCGCAGAAGCACCTGGCGGCGCAGAACATCGTGTTCCAGCCCGGCGTCAACGAGGAGCTGGCCGCCACCGCCGTCTGGGGCACCCAGACCCTGGCCTATACCGACCCCGCCCAGCAAAAGTACGACGGCGTCTTTGGCCTCTGGTACGGCAAGGGGCCAGGCGTGGACCGCTGCTCCGACGTGTTCAAGCACGCCAACATGGCAGGCACCAGCCCGCTCGGCGGCGTGATCGCGGTGGCGGGCGACGACCACATCTCCAAGAGCAGCACCGCCGCGCACCAGAGCGACCACATCTTCAAGGCCTGCGGCCTGCCGGTGTTCTTTCCGGCGAACGTGCAGGAGATCCTGGACCTGGGCCTGCACGCCTTCGCCATGAGCCGCTTCGCGGGTGTGTGGGCGGGGCTGAAGACCATCCAGGAGATCGTCGAATCCAGCGCCACCGCCGTCATCGACCCGACGCGCGTGCAGATCGTCATCCCCACCGATTTCGAGATGCCGCCCGGCGGTCTGCATGTGCGCTGGCCCGATCCGCCGCTGGAGCAGGAAGCCCGGCTGATGGACTTCAAGTGGTATGCGGCGCTGGCCTATATCCGCGCCAACCGGCTCAACTACACCGCCGTGGAAGGGCCGCGCGACCGGCTCGGCATCATCGCCAGCGGCAAGGCCTGGAACGACACGCGGCAGGCGTTGGTCGACCTGGGACTGGACGACGAGGCCTGCCGGCGCATCGGCATCCGGCTGCACAAGGTGGGCGTGGTCTGGCCGCTGGAAGCCCAGCTCACCCGCGCCTTCGCCACCGGGCTGCAGGAGATCCTGGTGGTGGAGGAGAAGCGCCAGGTCATCGAATACCAGCTCAAGGAAGAGCTCTACAACTGGCGTCCCGACGTGCGGCCCAACGTGCTGGGCAAGTTCGACGAGGTGCAAGGCGATTTCTCCGGCGGCGAATGGAGCATGCCCAACCCCAGCGGCGGCACGCTGCTGCGCGCCAACGCCGACCTGTCGCCCGCGCTCATCGCCCGCGCCATAGCGCGGCGCCTCACGCGGCTCGGCCTGCTCGACGCGGCCGGCGACGACCTGGCCGCGCACGTGCGCACGCAGCTCGCGGTGCTCGACGCCAAGGAAGTTGCAGCCAAGGCCACGGCCGGCGTGGCCGGCGCCGAGCGCACGCCGTGGTTCTGCTCGGGCTGCCCCCACAACACCAGCACCGTGGTGCCCGAGGGCTCGCGCGCCATGGGCGGCATCGGCTGCCACTACATGGCCACCTGGATGGACCGCGAAACCCTGGGCTTCACCCAGATGGGCGGCGAGGGCGTGCCCTGGGTCGGCCAGCAGCCGTTCACCCGCGAAAAACACATCTTCGCCAACCTCGGCGACGGCACCTACTTCCACAGCGGACTGATGGCGATCCGCCAGGCCATCGCCGCGGGCGTCAACATCACCTACAAGATCCTCTACAACGACGCCGTGGCCATGACCGGCGGCCAGCAGGTGGGTGAACGGCCCGAAGGCCACAGCGTGCTGCAGATCTGCCAGAGCCTGCAGGCCGAGGGCGTGGCGCGGCTGGTGATCGTCACCGACGACCCGGCCAAGTACCAGGGCGTGAAGATCGCCGGCGACCCACCGGTGCGCCACCGCGACCAGCTCGACGCCACCCAGCGCGAACTGCGCGAGGTGCCCGGCACCAGCATCCTGGTCTACGACCAGACCTGCGCCACCGAGAAGCGCCGGCGCCGCAAGCGCGGCACGCTGGCCGACCCGGCGACCCGCATCGTCATCAACGACCTGGTCTGCGAAGGCTGTGGCGACTGCGGCGTGCAGAGCAACTGCCTGTCGGTGGAGCCGCTGGAGACACCCTTCGGCCGCAAGCGCACCATCAACCAGAGCAGCTGCAACAAGGACACCAGCTGCCTGAAGGGCTTCTGCCCGAGCTTTGTCGAAGTGTCCGGTGGCGCGCTCAAGAAGCGCGCCAAGGCGCAGGCGCCGTCGCCTGCCGAGCTGGGCGAACTGCCCGAGCCGGAGCAGCCCGCGCTGTCCGATCGGTCCGGCGAGCCCTGGGGCGCAATGGTCGCGGGCGTCGGCGGCACCGGCGTCATCACCATCGGCCAGCTGCTCGGCGTGGCCGCGCACCTGGAAGGCAAGGGCATCGTCACGCAGGACGCGGCCGGCCTGGCGCAGAAGGGCGGCGCCACCTGGAGCCATGTGCTGATCGCAGCGCGCCAGGACGACATCCTCACCACCCGCGTCGGCACCGCTGCCGCCGATTTGGTGCTGGCCTGCGACCCGCTGGTGGCGGTACACCACGACACCACCGAACGCCTGCGCGCCGGCCGCAGCCACGTCGCCCTCAACACCCACGGCGCGCCGACCGCGCAGTTCGTGCACCACGGCGACTGGCAGAACCCCGAGCAGGCCTGCGGCGTGGAACTGGCGCGGCTGGTGGGCGCCGAGGCCGTCGGCGCCTTCGATGCCGACGGCACCGCCACACGCCTGATGGGCGACAGCCTCTATGCCAACCCCATGCTGCTGGGCTACGCCTGGCAGCGCGGCTGGATCCCGCTGGGGCATGCGTCGTTGATGCGCGCCATCGAGCTCAACGCGGTCGCGGTCGAGGCCAACAAGACGGCGTTTCTCTGGGGTCGCCAGGCCGCGGTCCGGCCGGCCGCCGTGGCCTCGGCCGCAACGCCCTCGCAGGTCATCGCCTTCCAGCCGCGCGAGAACCTGGCGTCCATCGTGGCGCGGCGGGTGGCTTTCCTGACCGACTACCAGAACGCGGCGTATGCGGCCCGGTACCGGGCCGTGGTGGACCGCGTGGCCAAGGTCGGTGAAGGCGACGCGCTGGCCCAGGCAGTCGCCAAATCGTTGTTCCGGCTGATGGGCTACAAGGACGAATACGAAGTCGCCCGGCTGCACGCCGACCAGGGCTTCGTCGACCGCGTACGCGGCATGTTCGATGGCGACATCCGGCTGAACTATCACCTTGCCCCGCCTATCCTCGGCCGCCACGACGAGCAAGGCCGGCCAGTCAAGCAGCGCTTCGGTCCGTGGATGCTGCCGGCCTTCCGGCTGCTGGCGCGGCTGAAGTTCCTGCGCGGCACCGCCTTCGATCCCTTCGGCCACACCGAGGAGCGCCGCACCGAGCGGGCCCTGGTCGACGAGTACCTGACCACCGTCGAAACCCTGCTCGACGGCCTGGCCCACGGCGGCGACATGGCGCTGGCGCTGGAGATCGCCCGGTTACCCGAGTCGATCAAGGGATACGGCCATGTGAAGGCGCGCAACCTGGCCGCCGCCCGCCTGCGCCACGCCGAGCTGATGGCGCGCTGGAACGCGCCGCCGCGCACCACGCGCGCCGCCTGA
- a CDS encoding OsmC family protein, with translation MIEKFATVHWEGAGKTGKGAISTETDTLKAKPYGFATRFEGDKQGTNPEELLGAAHAACFTMAFAFAAEKAGFPTASVDTKAQVRLAKDGDGFKIDRIALTLDASVPNIDEAKFQEIAQAAKQGCPLSKALVSVPEITLTATLRG, from the coding sequence ATGATCGAGAAATTCGCGACGGTTCATTGGGAAGGTGCCGGCAAGACCGGCAAGGGCGCCATCAGCACCGAAACCGACACGCTCAAGGCCAAACCCTACGGCTTCGCTACCCGCTTCGAAGGCGACAAGCAGGGCACCAACCCCGAGGAGCTGCTGGGCGCCGCGCACGCCGCGTGCTTCACCATGGCCTTCGCCTTCGCCGCCGAAAAGGCCGGCTTCCCGACCGCCTCGGTGGACACCAAGGCCCAGGTGCGCCTGGCCAAGGACGGCGACGGTTTCAAGATCGACCGCATCGCGCTCACGCTGGACGCCAGCGTGCCCAACATCGACGAGGCCAAGTTCCAGGAAATCGCACAGGCGGCCAAGCAGGGCTGCCCGCTGTCGAAGGCGCTGGTCTCGGTGCCCGAGATCACGCTCACCGCCACGCTGCGCGGCTGA
- a CDS encoding bifunctional diaminohydroxyphosphoribosylaminopyrimidine deaminase/5-amino-6-(5-phosphoribosylamino)uracil reductase RibD, protein MDADSARSFMQAALAEGRLALPACLPNPPVGCVLVRGGEIVARGHTQPPGNPHAEAGALARLQGPLDDVVAFVTLEPCSFHGRTPSCARTMVERGVREVFVAMLDPDPRNDGRGIAILREAGVAVTVGLLGDQAALDLGPYLALKENRP, encoded by the coding sequence ATGGACGCCGATTCCGCCCGATCTTTCATGCAGGCCGCCCTGGCCGAAGGCCGCCTCGCGCTGCCCGCCTGCCTGCCCAATCCACCGGTCGGCTGCGTGCTGGTGCGCGGCGGCGAAATTGTCGCCCGGGGCCATACCCAGCCGCCCGGGAACCCGCATGCCGAGGCCGGCGCGCTGGCCCGGCTGCAAGGCCCGCTCGACGACGTGGTCGCCTTCGTCACCCTGGAACCCTGTTCCTTTCACGGCCGTACGCCGTCGTGTGCCCGCACGATGGTGGAGCGCGGCGTGCGCGAAGTGTTCGTCGCAATGCTCGACCCGGATCCGCGCAACGACGGTCGGGGCATCGCGATCCTGCGCGAGGCCGGCGTGGCGGTGACGGTCGGGCTGCTGGGCGACCAGGCCGCGCTGGATCTCGGCCCCTACCTCGCGCTGAAGGAAAACCGGCCCTGA
- a CDS encoding DUF2889 domain-containing protein: MNELPTAAARQPIHTRRTTTHGFLREDGLWDIEGELVDTKAYDSASSASHARQAGEPIHHMRIRLTIDDGLVVREATAVMASTPFDECAPAVLPFHRLAGARMGPGWRRAVDEAMGGVAGCTHLRELLSAMATTAFQTVYPHLQRTRRSAGGALYEGDVPAPHMGQCVGWDFDGAVIARVAPQFIGRRQPASSSKG, encoded by the coding sequence ATGAACGAACTGCCGACCGCCGCCGCTCGCCAACCGATCCACACGCGCCGCACCACCACGCACGGCTTCCTGCGTGAGGACGGTCTGTGGGATATCGAAGGCGAACTGGTGGACACCAAGGCCTACGACTCTGCCTCCTCGGCCAGCCACGCGCGCCAGGCGGGCGAGCCGATCCACCACATGCGCATCCGGCTGACCATCGACGACGGCCTGGTGGTGCGCGAGGCGACAGCCGTGATGGCCAGCACGCCTTTCGACGAATGCGCGCCGGCGGTGCTGCCCTTTCACCGGCTGGCGGGCGCGCGCATGGGCCCGGGATGGCGTCGCGCTGTGGACGAGGCCATGGGCGGCGTGGCAGGTTGCACCCACTTGCGGGAACTGCTGTCGGCCATGGCGACGACCGCCTTTCAGACGGTGTATCCGCATCTGCAGCGCACGCGCCGTTCGGCCGGCGGCGCGCTCTACGAAGGCGACGTGCCCGCGCCCCACATGGGTCAGTGCGTGGGCTGGGATTTCGACGGCGCGGTGATAGCCCGGGTGGCGCCGCAGTTCATCGGCAGGCGTCAGCCCGCATCGTCGTCCAAGGGCTGA
- the recX gene encoding recombination regulator RecX yields MAFGKISLKGRALRYLSGREHSRAELKRKLAPHEEAPGTLDAVLDELAEKGFLSDARYVESVLNRRAGRLGAGRIRQELRQQGIAPDAVAEAVARLQGSELERAREVWRRRFDAPPADAAERGRQGRFLMARGFGSDVVRRVLAGADQPLDDDAG; encoded by the coding sequence GTGGCCTTCGGCAAGATCTCGCTCAAGGGCCGCGCGCTGCGCTATCTCTCCGGCCGGGAGCATTCCCGGGCGGAGCTCAAGCGCAAGCTGGCCCCGCACGAGGAAGCACCCGGCACGCTCGACGCGGTGCTCGACGAGTTGGCCGAGAAGGGTTTCCTGAGCGACGCCCGTTATGTCGAATCGGTGCTCAACCGCCGCGCCGGCCGGCTCGGCGCGGGCCGCATCCGGCAGGAGTTGCGCCAGCAGGGCATCGCGCCCGACGCGGTGGCCGAGGCCGTCGCGCGGCTGCAGGGCAGCGAACTCGAACGTGCCCGCGAGGTCTGGCGCCGGCGTTTCGACGCACCGCCGGCCGACGCCGCCGAACGCGGCCGCCAGGGCCGCTTCCTGATGGCGCGCGGCTTCGGCTCCGACGTGGTGCGGCGCGTGCTGGCCGGCGCCGATCAGCCCTTGGACGACGATGCGGGCTGA
- the recA gene encoding recombinase RecA, producing the protein MDAKTAAANAAASAEKAKALQAALAQIEKQFGKGTIMRLGEGETVADIQVVSTGSLGLDVALGVGGLPRGRVIEIYGPESSGKTTLTLQVIAEMQRQAGTCAFVDAEHALDTQYAQKLGVNLQDLLISQPDTGEQALEIVDSLVRSGAVDLIVVDSVAALTPKAEIEGEMGDSLPGLQARLMSQALRKLTATIKKTNCMVIFINQIRMKIGVMFGSPETTTGGNALKFYASVRLDIRRIGTIKKGEEVVGNETKVKVVKNKVAAPFKTAEFDIMFGEGISREGEIIDKGVEAKIIEKSGAWYAYQGEKIGQGRDNTREFLRENKALAREIENKVRESLGVAVLPADVETETADA; encoded by the coding sequence ATGGACGCCAAGACCGCCGCCGCCAATGCCGCCGCTTCCGCCGAAAAGGCCAAGGCCCTGCAGGCCGCCCTCGCCCAGATCGAGAAACAGTTCGGCAAGGGCACCATCATGCGACTTGGTGAAGGCGAAACCGTCGCCGACATCCAGGTCGTCTCCACCGGCTCCCTGGGCCTCGACGTCGCCCTGGGCGTGGGCGGCCTGCCGCGCGGCCGGGTGATCGAGATCTACGGCCCGGAATCTTCCGGCAAGACCACGCTGACCCTGCAGGTCATCGCCGAAATGCAGCGCCAGGCCGGCACCTGCGCCTTCGTCGATGCCGAGCACGCCCTCGACACCCAATACGCCCAGAAGCTCGGCGTCAATCTGCAGGACCTGCTCATCTCCCAGCCCGACACCGGCGAGCAGGCCCTCGAGATCGTCGACAGCCTGGTGCGCTCCGGTGCGGTCGACCTCATCGTGGTCGACTCGGTCGCAGCGCTCACCCCCAAGGCCGAAATCGAAGGCGAAATGGGCGACAGCCTGCCAGGCCTGCAAGCCCGCCTGATGAGCCAGGCGCTGCGCAAGCTCACCGCCACCATCAAGAAGACCAACTGCATGGTCATCTTCATCAACCAGATCCGCATGAAGATCGGCGTGATGTTCGGCAGCCCCGAAACCACCACTGGCGGCAATGCGCTCAAGTTCTACGCCTCGGTGCGGCTGGACATCCGCCGCATCGGCACCATCAAGAAGGGCGAGGAAGTCGTCGGCAACGAGACCAAGGTGAAGGTGGTCAAGAACAAGGTCGCCGCGCCCTTCAAGACGGCCGAGTTCGACATCATGTTCGGCGAGGGCATCAGCCGCGAGGGCGAGATCATCGACAAGGGCGTCGAGGCCAAGATCATCGAGAAGTCCGGCGCCTGGTACGCCTACCAGGGCGAGAAGATCGGCCAGGGCCGCGACAACACCCGCGAGTTCCTGCGCGAGAACAAGGCGCTGGCCCGCGAGATCGAGAACAAGGTGCGCGAGAGCCTGGGCGTGGCCGTGCTGCCGGCCGACGTCGAGACCGAAACCGCCGACGCGTAA
- a CDS encoding TetR/AcrR family transcriptional regulator, with amino-acid sequence MTDKSDSATPRRPGRPRSEAASAAVLDAAWRLCATQGLRGATLQAIAAESGVSKMTIYKWWDSRLALLIDAFLQQATAMLPLSRTDPPVEAIRAHALRYLAALQGDLGQVQLAVLAECMAETGSSALFVERYLRIRRKLGAGVIRRGQRDGVIRADQPAEALYDQIYGAMFYRFQFGLPGLNRSYVSALVEKTLGAGVA; translated from the coding sequence ATGACCGACAAGTCCGACTCCGCCACGCCCCGCCGGCCCGGCCGCCCGCGCTCCGAGGCGGCCTCGGCGGCCGTGCTCGATGCGGCCTGGCGGCTGTGCGCCACGCAGGGCCTGCGCGGCGCCACCCTGCAGGCCATCGCGGCCGAATCGGGGGTGTCGAAGATGACCATCTACAAGTGGTGGGACAGCCGGCTCGCCCTGCTCATCGATGCCTTCCTGCAGCAGGCGACCGCGATGCTGCCGCTGTCGCGAACCGATCCGCCGGTCGAGGCGATCCGCGCCCATGCCCTGCGTTACCTCGCTGCGCTGCAAGGTGATCTCGGCCAGGTGCAGCTGGCGGTGCTGGCCGAGTGCATGGCCGAGACCGGCAGTTCGGCGCTGTTCGTGGAGCGCTATCTCCGCATTCGCCGCAAGCTCGGTGCGGGGGTGATCCGGCGCGGCCAGCGCGATGGCGTCATCCGCGCCGACCAGCCAGCCGAGGCCTTGTACGACCAGATCTATGGCGCCATGTTCTACCGCTTCCAGTTTGGCCTGCCAGGGTTGAACCGGTCGTACGTGAGCGCGCTGGTCGAGAAAACGCTGGGCGCAGGCGTGGCCTGA
- a CDS encoding alpha/beta fold hydrolase, which translates to MNVPVAPSAAAATTPDYQRFDAGHVVLQSGRTFRHMQLAYKTFGQLNADKSNVIVYPSSYAAQHTDIQFMVREGGALDPSKYFIVMINLFGNGLSSSPSNTPWPDVGTRYPNVTYFDAVQVQKRMLAELWGIERVALVYGWSMGGMQAYHWAALFPDAVERIAVLCGSARCAPHNQVFIESAGHALTADPGFRDGVFTERPVRGFRAMGRVYAGWALSQTFYRREMWRELGASSLEDYLVTAWETTFARRDPADLMAQFWTWKHGDISANALYGGDLPKALSAIRARTLLMPGDHDLYFQVDDNRAEMEHLRNAELKPIPSVWGHRAGNPLNSAEDRTFIETHVKELLACPNPMLSA; encoded by the coding sequence ATGAACGTGCCTGTTGCTCCCTCCGCCGCCGCTGCCACCACGCCCGACTACCAGCGCTTCGACGCCGGCCACGTGGTGCTGCAGTCCGGCCGCACCTTCCGCCACATGCAGCTGGCCTACAAGACCTTCGGCCAGCTCAATGCGGACAAGTCCAACGTCATCGTCTACCCCAGCTCCTACGCGGCGCAGCACACCGACATCCAGTTCATGGTGCGCGAAGGCGGCGCACTCGATCCGTCGAAGTACTTCATCGTGATGATCAACCTGTTCGGCAACGGCCTGTCGAGCTCGCCGTCGAACACGCCCTGGCCGGACGTCGGCACCCGCTATCCGAACGTTACCTACTTCGACGCGGTGCAGGTGCAAAAGCGCATGCTGGCCGAGCTGTGGGGCATCGAGCGGGTCGCGCTGGTCTACGGCTGGTCGATGGGCGGCATGCAGGCCTACCACTGGGCCGCGCTGTTTCCCGATGCGGTCGAGCGCATCGCGGTGCTGTGCGGATCGGCCCGTTGCGCGCCGCACAACCAGGTGTTCATCGAAAGCGCCGGCCATGCGCTGACGGCCGACCCCGGCTTTCGCGACGGCGTGTTCACCGAACGCCCGGTACGGGGCTTTCGGGCCATGGGCCGGGTCTATGCCGGCTGGGCGCTGTCGCAGACCTTCTACCGCCGCGAGATGTGGCGCGAGCTCGGCGCGTCCTCGCTGGAGGACTACCTGGTGACCGCCTGGGAAACCACCTTCGCACGGCGCGACCCGGCCGACCTGATGGCCCAGTTCTGGACGTGGAAGCACGGCGACATCAGCGCCAACGCGCTCTACGGCGGCGACCTGCCCAAGGCCCTGTCCGCGATCCGCGCCCGCACCCTGCTGATGCCCGGCGACCACGATCTGTACTTCCAGGTCGACGACAACCGCGCCGAGATGGAACACCTGCGCAACGCGGAGCTCAAGCCCATCCCCTCGGTGTGGGGCCACCGCGCGGGCAATCCGCTCAACTCGGCCGAAGACCGGACCTTCATCGAAACCCACGTCAAGGAACTGCTCGCATGCCCCAACCCGATGCTTTCCGCCTGA
- a CDS encoding fatty acid desaturase, protein MPQPDAFRLKAAELLPLSVKSDRPGLLQAAGHLGAIVLGGALIWQARGSWWMVPATLLQGWFIAFLFNVLHETAHQTAFRTRAFNYAMGHLAGFAILLPYEYYRAFHWDHHRYTQDPARDPELSVPPPPAGPALAWYWTGIPTWISRVRMLSLHGLRGIVRERWVPEAKRGLIAREARFYLAGYAIVLGASLATQSLAVVWLWLLPVAVGQWLLRPYLLSEHTGCAYSADMLENTRTTYTNAAVRFFAWNMPFHVEHHAYPAVPFHALPRLNGLLASHIRNTEQGYPASTAAALRFLASEEHAAALAKPTTSP, encoded by the coding sequence ATGCCCCAACCCGATGCTTTCCGCCTGAAGGCGGCCGAGCTGCTGCCGCTGTCGGTCAAGTCCGATCGCCCCGGCCTGCTGCAGGCGGCCGGCCACCTGGGCGCCATCGTGCTCGGCGGGGCGCTGATCTGGCAGGCGCGCGGCAGCTGGTGGATGGTGCCGGCGACGCTGCTGCAGGGCTGGTTCATCGCCTTCCTGTTCAACGTGCTGCACGAAACGGCGCACCAGACCGCCTTTCGCACCCGGGCGTTCAACTACGCCATGGGGCATCTGGCCGGCTTCGCGATCCTGCTGCCCTACGAGTACTACCGCGCCTTTCACTGGGACCACCACCGCTACACCCAGGACCCGGCGCGCGACCCGGAACTCTCCGTGCCGCCGCCGCCCGCGGGCCCCGCGCTGGCCTGGTACTGGACCGGCATTCCGACCTGGATCTCGCGGGTGCGCATGCTCTCCCTACACGGCCTGCGCGGCATCGTGCGCGAGCGTTGGGTGCCCGAAGCCAAGCGCGGCCTGATCGCCCGCGAGGCCCGCTTCTATCTGGCGGGCTACGCGATCGTTCTAGGCGCCTCGCTCGCCACGCAATCGCTGGCGGTCGTGTGGCTGTGGCTGCTGCCGGTGGCGGTGGGGCAATGGCTGCTGCGGCCCTACCTGCTGTCCGAACACACCGGCTGCGCTTACAGCGCCGACATGCTGGAGAACACCCGTACCACCTACACCAACGCGGCCGTGCGCTTCTTTGCCTGGAACATGCCTTTCCACGTCGAGCACCACGCCTATCCGGCCGTGCCCTTCCATGCCCTGCCGCGCCTCAACGGCCTGCTGGCATCGCACATCCGCAACACCGAGCAGGGCTATCCGGCGTCGACCGCCGCGGCCCTGCGTTTTCTGGCCAGCGAAGAACACGCGGCCGCCCTCGCCAAACCCACGACCAGCCCATGA
- a CDS encoding cupin domain-containing protein — MSRPQAIPTVQIDNEQVKVTEWRFPPGGETGWHRHGMYYVVVPQTTGSLLLETADGPVTSQLTTGVAYARPVGVEHNVINPGEGEFVFVEIELKQPASATA, encoded by the coding sequence ATGAGCCGCCCGCAAGCCATTCCCACCGTGCAGATCGACAACGAGCAGGTCAAGGTGACCGAATGGCGCTTTCCGCCCGGCGGCGAAACCGGCTGGCACCGCCACGGCATGTACTACGTGGTGGTGCCGCAGACCACCGGCTCGCTGCTGCTCGAGACCGCCGACGGCCCGGTGACCTCGCAGCTCACCACCGGCGTGGCGTACGCGCGCCCGGTGGGCGTGGAGCACAACGTCATCAACCCGGGAGAAGGCGAGTTCGTCTTCGTGGAGATCGAGCTCAAGCAGCCGGCGTCGGCCACCGCCTGA
- a CDS encoding copper resistance protein CopC: MRIRRLLSTTLATGLLIGAGAAFAAPNLVSSTPADKAEAAPATPIELHFSDRLVARSSAAQLVMTSMPGMADHPPMGMAVTVSASDDPKVMKIVPEQPLPRGSYRVDWRAVSADRQSAKGSISFTVK, from the coding sequence ATGCGCATCCGACGTTTGCTCTCCACAACGTTGGCGACCGGTCTGCTGATCGGCGCCGGCGCGGCCTTCGCGGCACCGAATCTGGTGTCCTCCACTCCTGCCGACAAAGCCGAAGCGGCACCGGCCACGCCGATCGAACTGCATTTCTCCGACCGCCTCGTCGCGCGCTCGTCGGCAGCGCAATTGGTCATGACCTCGATGCCCGGCATGGCCGACCATCCGCCCATGGGCATGGCGGTGACGGTGTCGGCGAGCGACGATCCGAAGGTGATGAAGATCGTGCCGGAGCAGCCCTTGCCGCGCGGCAGCTACCGGGTCGACTGGAGGGCGGTGTCGGCCGACAGGCAGTCGGCCAAGGGCAGCATCAGCTTCACGGTGAAGTGA